A genome region from Streptomyces xanthophaeus includes the following:
- a CDS encoding AurF N-oxygenase family protein, giving the protein MNSNVLTEIPGFPPFDPTHPVENAVITRLAGNWHRRATVKRKEPELEDLFEVGRPDYPEHLVPFTGHPVWEALDPEVRSRILSWAWLGYNKHTVLAEQRVVNPAFAYVIEGEFPSLGGPALETSLAQAMVDEQYHTLMHLNASTITRQKRKITVPDTVLPAPHLVQRLAELRDGCSESWEKKLTTLAFATVSETSISAYLHLLSNDPDIQVINSTTVQLHNRDEICHASITGELAKTVYDFLSRDQQRFFVDTLITGLEAFVANDYGTWHRILTMHGVPRVDEMIAEVQHDAQRKNLVRDFSGLRSLLSDMDLLGDVDWNWEDGNQDGN; this is encoded by the coding sequence ATGAACAGCAACGTATTGACGGAAATACCCGGGTTCCCGCCCTTCGATCCCACGCACCCGGTGGAGAACGCGGTCATCACGCGCCTGGCCGGCAACTGGCACCGCCGCGCGACGGTGAAGCGCAAGGAACCCGAGCTGGAGGACCTGTTCGAGGTCGGCCGGCCCGACTACCCGGAACACCTGGTCCCGTTCACCGGCCACCCGGTGTGGGAGGCGCTGGACCCCGAGGTCCGCAGCCGGATCCTGAGCTGGGCCTGGCTGGGCTACAACAAGCACACGGTCCTGGCGGAGCAGCGCGTGGTCAACCCGGCCTTCGCCTACGTCATCGAGGGAGAGTTCCCCTCGCTCGGGGGGCCCGCGCTCGAAACCTCGCTCGCCCAGGCCATGGTGGACGAGCAGTACCACACGCTGATGCACCTCAACGCGAGCACGATCACCCGGCAGAAGCGGAAGATCACCGTCCCTGACACGGTGCTCCCGGCCCCGCACCTGGTCCAGCGGCTCGCCGAGCTGCGGGACGGCTGCAGCGAGTCCTGGGAGAAGAAGCTCACCACGCTCGCGTTCGCGACGGTGTCGGAGACCTCGATCAGCGCCTATCTGCACCTGCTGTCGAACGACCCGGACATCCAGGTCATCAACTCGACGACGGTGCAGCTGCACAACCGCGACGAGATCTGCCACGCGTCCATCACCGGAGAACTCGCGAAGACCGTCTACGACTTCCTCTCCAGGGACCAGCAGAGGTTCTTCGTCGACACCCTGATCACGGGCCTCGAAGCGTTCGTCGCCAACGACTACGGGACCTGGCACCGGATTCTCACGATGCACGGGGTGCCCCGCGTCGACGAGATGATCGCCGAGGTCCAGCACGACGCGCAGCGCAAGAACCTCGTGCGCGACTTCAGCGGCCTGCGCTCGCTCCTTTCCGATATGGACCTGCTCGGTGACGTCGACTGGAACTGGGAGGACGGGAACCAGGACGGGAACTAG
- the fabF gene encoding beta-ketoacyl-ACP synthase II: MSEAQDMTPARTGSSRKVVVTGWGAVTPLGLSVDETWSALTAGKSGIAALTGVDTTGLTTDFGGEVKGFDASHHLDTRRVRRTDPYAQYALAAAAEAMRQAGLVLDETTGQRTGVLIGSGYGPVTSTARHFRALEEHGPRKVSPFAQITGAMDSAACEISFEYGATGPTRALSTACASGADAIGEAAGWIRHGTVDVAVAGGAEHILTRLDLATSGNAQALSTRTGEPAGASRPFDQDRDGFVMSAGAGVLVLEAEEYALARGATILAEVAGYASTSDAHHWTAPHPEGRGARTAMAQALADAGLRPDDVDYINAHGTSTQANDRTEVEAIRSVFGSHAERIPISSTKSMTGHMIGAAGAVEAIVAGLTILHSVVPPTINCHRPIDEDLDFVPHEARKHRVDVAMSNSFGFGGHNAVLVLRAWEAPREH, from the coding sequence ATGAGTGAGGCGCAGGACATGACACCGGCCCGCACCGGGTCGTCCCGCAAGGTCGTGGTCACCGGCTGGGGGGCCGTCACCCCCCTCGGCCTGTCCGTCGACGAGACCTGGTCCGCGCTGACGGCCGGGAAGAGCGGCATCGCTGCGCTGACCGGCGTCGACACCACCGGCCTCACCACCGACTTCGGCGGGGAGGTCAAGGGCTTCGACGCCTCCCACCACCTCGACACCCGCCGGGTGAGGCGCACCGACCCGTACGCGCAGTACGCCCTCGCGGCCGCCGCCGAGGCCATGCGGCAGGCCGGTCTCGTCCTGGACGAGACCACGGGGCAGCGGACCGGCGTGCTGATCGGCAGCGGCTACGGGCCGGTGACCTCCACCGCCAGGCACTTCAGGGCACTGGAGGAACACGGCCCCCGGAAGGTCAGCCCCTTCGCCCAGATCACCGGCGCCATGGACAGCGCCGCCTGCGAGATCAGCTTCGAGTACGGGGCGACCGGTCCGACCCGGGCCCTGAGCACGGCCTGCGCCTCCGGCGCCGACGCGATCGGCGAGGCGGCCGGCTGGATCCGGCACGGCACCGTGGACGTCGCCGTCGCGGGCGGCGCCGAGCACATCCTCACCCGGCTCGACCTGGCCACCAGCGGCAATGCCCAGGCGCTGTCCACCCGTACCGGCGAACCGGCCGGGGCCTCCCGCCCGTTCGACCAGGACCGCGACGGCTTCGTCATGAGCGCGGGCGCCGGCGTGCTGGTCCTGGAGGCCGAGGAGTACGCCCTGGCCCGCGGTGCGACCATCCTGGCCGAGGTGGCCGGATACGCCTCGACCTCGGACGCGCACCACTGGACCGCGCCGCACCCCGAAGGGCGCGGCGCCCGGACCGCGATGGCCCAGGCGCTCGCCGACGCCGGGCTGCGCCCGGACGACGTGGACTACATCAACGCGCACGGCACCTCCACCCAGGCCAACGACCGGACCGAGGTGGAGGCGATTCGCTCGGTCTTCGGGAGCCACGCGGAACGCATACCGATCAGTTCGACGAAGTCGATGACCGGACACATGATCGGTGCCGCGGGCGCCGTCGAGGCCATCGTCGCGGGTCTGACGATCCTGCACTCCGTGGTCCCGCCGACGATCAACTGCCACCGCCCGATCGACGAGGACCTGGACTTCGTACCGCACGAGGCCCGGAAGCACCGGGTCGACGTGGCGATGAGCAACTCGTTCGGCTTCGGCGGTCACAACGCCGTCCTCGTCCTGCGCGCCTGGGAGGCTCCGCGTGAGCACTGA
- a CDS encoding thiamine pyrophosphate-binding protein — translation MSNESNTSAAAAWTTAAAVLSASGIRTVFGLPGDDMYALEATHEAGIRFILCRDQRNAVFMATGWAIQSGEVGVAVVGKGPAVTNTVTGLLESAASAAPVLLLSGGTGAQHRGSGAFQELDQLAVVAPLVKYAARVDHPDRLVPTLRRALLIARHERGPVYVELPENLLAEATALTAASLASPDTAEIPDEIVTPADSAALQALRAARRPVILVGGGTRHENRGRELERLAERLGAPVFSTASGRGAVDEASPMFCGLAGLYTPEQAALLWQQTDCVVALGTRLEETATFQWPSTIGNEVPVIQVNVVAADFATTFRGPKVLAPAGATVRSWLAHLPAQDADGEWTTSVRAVHTALHAAHRELLAELASSPELHIAEVLGALDAELPADRILVQENGLQDMWSYKFPLYACASGAGSVVPSEQTSLGFGAAAALGVKLAAPERPVVAFVGDGAFAMAGVDLPTAVKYSGGLLYVVLRNGGYGWLQVQLDQRENPVGDHAFVDPEAVRAEAPQLPGLHQVTVRDKDSLAADVARAWEKCAAGEVVVLNVPVRLTDAMFGADVAGGDFPQIGAAGDE, via the coding sequence ATGAGCAACGAATCGAACACGTCGGCGGCCGCCGCATGGACCACCGCCGCCGCGGTCCTCTCCGCCTCGGGCATCCGCACGGTCTTCGGGCTCCCCGGCGATGACATGTACGCGCTGGAGGCGACCCACGAGGCCGGGATCCGTTTCATCCTGTGCCGCGACCAGCGCAACGCGGTGTTCATGGCCACCGGGTGGGCGATCCAGTCGGGCGAGGTCGGCGTCGCCGTCGTCGGCAAGGGGCCCGCGGTGACCAACACCGTCACCGGGCTCCTCGAATCGGCCGCCTCCGCGGCCCCCGTACTGCTGCTCAGCGGCGGCACCGGGGCGCAGCACCGCGGCAGCGGGGCGTTCCAGGAACTCGACCAGCTCGCCGTCGTCGCGCCCCTGGTCAAGTACGCGGCCCGCGTCGACCACCCCGACCGGCTGGTGCCGACCCTCCGGCGCGCCCTCCTGATCGCCCGGCACGAGCGGGGCCCCGTGTACGTGGAGCTGCCGGAGAACCTGCTGGCGGAGGCCACGGCCCTCACCGCGGCGTCCCTGGCCTCGCCGGACACGGCCGAGATCCCGGACGAGATCGTCACGCCGGCCGACTCCGCGGCCCTGCAGGCCCTGCGCGCGGCCCGCCGTCCGGTGATCCTCGTCGGCGGTGGCACCCGGCACGAGAACCGGGGCCGCGAGCTGGAGCGCCTGGCCGAGCGACTCGGCGCGCCGGTGTTCAGCACCGCGTCCGGCCGAGGTGCCGTGGACGAGGCGTCACCGATGTTCTGCGGTCTCGCCGGCCTCTACACGCCCGAGCAGGCGGCCCTGCTGTGGCAGCAGACCGACTGCGTGGTGGCCCTGGGCACCCGGCTGGAGGAGACGGCCACCTTCCAGTGGCCCTCCACCATCGGGAACGAGGTGCCCGTCATCCAGGTCAACGTGGTGGCGGCGGACTTCGCGACCACGTTCCGGGGACCCAAGGTGCTGGCTCCCGCCGGGGCCACCGTCCGTTCCTGGCTGGCACACCTGCCCGCGCAGGACGCGGACGGCGAGTGGACCACGTCCGTGCGCGCCGTGCACACCGCACTGCACGCCGCGCACCGCGAGCTCCTCGCGGAGCTGGCGTCCTCCCCGGAGCTCCACATCGCCGAGGTCCTGGGAGCCCTGGACGCGGAACTGCCCGCCGACCGGATCCTGGTCCAGGAGAACGGTCTGCAGGACATGTGGTCGTACAAGTTCCCGCTGTACGCCTGTGCGTCGGGGGCCGGATCCGTCGTCCCGTCCGAGCAGACGAGCCTGGGCTTCGGCGCGGCCGCCGCGCTCGGCGTCAAACTCGCCGCGCCCGAGCGGCCGGTGGTGGCGTTCGTCGGTGACGGCGCGTTCGCCATGGCCGGAGTCGACCTGCCCACCGCGGTGAAGTACAGCGGCGGCCTGCTCTACGTGGTGCTGCGCAACGGCGGCTACGGGTGGCTGCAGGTCCAGCTCGACCAGCGGGAGAACCCGGTCGGGGACCACGCGTTCGTCGACCCCGAAGCCGTGCGGGCCGAGGCGCCGCAGCTCCCGGGGCTGCACCAGGTGACCGTGCGGGACAAGGATTCCCTCGCCGCGGACGTGGCACGGGCCTGGGAGAAGTGCGCCGCCGGTGAAGTGGTCGTGCTCAACGTGCCGGTGCGCCTGACCGACGCGATGTTCGGCGCCGACGTGGCCGGCGGCGACTTCCCCCAGATCGGGGCGGCGGGCGATGAGTGA
- a CDS encoding aldehyde dehydrogenase family protein: protein MCSRVLISRNESDRSWREVRAACASVVQELRARGVDESHRVLLSSANSAASVLATFALMEIGVSVGLVDRGVTPNQFARLVAEADADFFVSDHEEPAAAFEKLDARWVPLQALATAAERSDGEPAELSFERWAQRSDALIVWTSGSLGRPKGIVRSGSSVLANVSRTQDRMQYTEADVLLPLLPFTHQYGLSILLLWWQAKASLVLLPSRRTDLALDAIVDLGVTVVDSVPAVYEGVLRLLGRGHTSTTLLESVRMWCVGGEPMQDDLLRRFTEQLGKPLLDGYGSSEAGNIALAAPGNPVHCGRPLPGITVTVVDDEDRPLPAGEVGEVIVHSPDLMVGMLEPGGRVRETQRTVHRTQDLGFLDEDGNLRVLGRKAAVHRFGNTLYPDAITAKASECGRPVRVVPVENGRYGTDLVFVVADPEERPAAHWRRVFADLVAEFEQPNKVLVVPEFPEHTNGKANLTALGYMAQAALRNREQKAEAGRNAPKQTGPAIPFGDRITVLQDVARLLSERRTEILGILTEVCNHRTATDEIDASIEALEGAVAEVARYGPQASRLTSVLMPSNIPLYGYILYVVIPSLYSEKIVFRPSRMIDHQTRALHKLIGTVHDLPLVLDDSGQREFMDNVGKKSDVLVFTGSYENAETIREQLPQETVFCFFGQGINPYIVGADAHLNRAVDGLIKVRMLNSGQDCFGPDVVFVHTSVSAQFCNLLTRRVEALRHGAPSDATADYSALFYDEAFESTLDYLRSKREFVAAGGRIDFVDRHVRPTVLIHPTDTQFLPPEMFAPVFNVVPYSSEEWLNELLRHPYYAERAMAASVFGSLPDTVEVLRERHMVSVDETLIEIENGNKPFGGRGIRANYISVGRKRHTEPLLLSKVVASYLPGKS from the coding sequence ATGTGTTCTCGGGTGCTCATCAGCCGAAATGAAAGCGACCGCTCATGGCGAGAGGTACGGGCTGCCTGCGCGAGTGTCGTACAAGAGCTGCGGGCCCGTGGAGTCGATGAATCCCACCGGGTTCTGCTCTCGTCCGCCAATTCCGCGGCCTCGGTCCTGGCCACGTTCGCGCTGATGGAGATCGGCGTCTCCGTCGGGCTGGTGGACCGCGGGGTGACCCCGAACCAGTTCGCACGCCTGGTGGCCGAGGCCGACGCGGACTTCTTCGTGTCCGACCACGAGGAGCCGGCGGCCGCCTTCGAGAAGCTCGACGCCCGGTGGGTGCCCCTGCAGGCACTCGCCACGGCGGCGGAGCGCAGTGACGGCGAGCCGGCCGAGCTCTCCTTCGAGCGGTGGGCGCAGCGCTCCGACGCCCTGATCGTCTGGACGTCGGGGAGCCTGGGCCGGCCCAAGGGAATTGTGCGTTCCGGCAGCTCCGTCCTGGCCAACGTGTCGCGCACCCAGGACCGCATGCAGTACACCGAGGCCGACGTCCTGCTGCCCCTGCTGCCCTTCACGCACCAGTACGGTCTCTCGATCCTGCTCCTGTGGTGGCAGGCGAAGGCCAGCCTCGTCCTGCTCCCGAGCCGGCGCACGGACCTGGCCCTCGACGCCATCGTCGACCTGGGCGTCACCGTCGTGGACTCCGTCCCCGCCGTGTACGAGGGCGTCCTGCGCCTGCTCGGCCGCGGTCACACCAGCACCACGCTGCTGGAGTCGGTGCGCATGTGGTGCGTCGGCGGCGAGCCGATGCAGGACGATCTGCTGCGCCGCTTCACGGAGCAGCTGGGCAAGCCGCTGCTGGACGGCTACGGCAGTTCCGAGGCGGGCAACATCGCTCTGGCCGCGCCCGGGAACCCGGTCCACTGCGGCCGTCCCCTCCCCGGCATCACCGTGACCGTCGTCGACGACGAGGACCGCCCGCTGCCGGCCGGAGAGGTCGGCGAGGTGATCGTCCACTCCCCTGACCTGATGGTGGGGATGCTGGAACCGGGCGGCCGGGTCCGGGAGACCCAGCGCACCGTTCACCGCACGCAGGACCTCGGGTTCCTCGACGAGGACGGCAATCTGCGGGTGCTGGGCCGCAAGGCCGCGGTGCACCGCTTCGGCAACACGCTCTACCCCGACGCCATCACCGCCAAGGCCAGCGAGTGCGGCCGGCCCGTGCGCGTCGTTCCCGTGGAGAACGGCCGCTACGGTACGGACCTCGTCTTCGTGGTCGCCGACCCCGAGGAGCGGCCCGCCGCCCACTGGCGCCGCGTCTTCGCCGATCTGGTGGCCGAGTTCGAGCAGCCGAACAAGGTGCTCGTCGTGCCGGAGTTCCCGGAGCACACCAACGGCAAGGCGAACCTCACCGCGCTGGGCTACATGGCGCAGGCAGCCCTGCGCAACCGCGAGCAGAAGGCCGAGGCCGGCCGGAACGCCCCGAAGCAGACCGGTCCCGCCATTCCCTTCGGCGACCGGATCACGGTCCTGCAGGACGTGGCCCGGCTGCTCAGCGAGCGCCGGACCGAGATCCTCGGCATCCTCACCGAGGTCTGCAACCACCGCACGGCCACGGACGAGATAGACGCCTCCATCGAGGCGCTCGAAGGCGCGGTCGCGGAGGTGGCGCGCTACGGCCCGCAGGCGAGCCGGCTGACCAGCGTGCTGATGCCGTCGAACATCCCGCTGTACGGCTACATCCTCTACGTCGTCATCCCCAGCCTGTACAGCGAGAAGATCGTCTTCCGCCCGTCCCGGATGATCGACCACCAGACCCGCGCCCTGCACAAGCTGATCGGCACCGTCCACGACCTGCCGCTCGTGCTCGACGACAGCGGCCAGCGCGAGTTCATGGACAACGTCGGCAAGAAGTCCGACGTCCTGGTGTTCACCGGCTCGTACGAGAACGCCGAGACGATCCGCGAGCAGCTGCCGCAGGAGACGGTGTTCTGCTTCTTCGGCCAGGGCATCAACCCGTACATCGTGGGCGCCGACGCGCACCTGAACCGGGCGGTCGACGGCCTGATCAAGGTCCGCATGCTCAACTCCGGCCAGGACTGCTTCGGCCCGGACGTCGTCTTCGTCCACACCTCGGTGAGCGCCCAGTTCTGCAACCTGCTGACGCGGCGGGTCGAGGCGCTGCGCCACGGCGCGCCCAGCGACGCCACGGCCGACTACAGCGCGCTCTTCTACGACGAGGCGTTCGAGTCGACGCTGGACTACCTGCGCAGCAAGCGCGAGTTCGTCGCCGCCGGCGGCCGCATCGACTTCGTGGACCGCCACGTACGGCCCACCGTCCTGATCCACCCGACGGACACCCAGTTCCTGCCCCCCGAGATGTTCGCCCCCGTCTTCAACGTGGTGCCCTACTCCTCGGAGGAGTGGCTGAACGAGCTGCTGCGCCACCCCTACTACGCCGAACGCGCCATGGCGGCCTCGGTGTTCGGATCGCTGCCGGACACCGTGGAGGTCCTGCGGGAGCGCCACATGGTGAGCGTCGACGAGACGTTGATCGAAATCGAGAACGGCAACAAGCCCTTCGGCGGCCGGGGCATCCGTGCCAACTACATCTCCGTCGGACGCAAGCGGCACACGGAGCCGCTGCTGCTGTCGAAGGTCGTCGCCTCCTACCTCCCGGGAAAGTCATGA
- a CDS encoding MFS transporter → MVIGLLAKMPGLGISSVLILHVVGNMDLGFGAGSLVAAFWTAGGGLGAPLQGRGLDRYGLRRVFGLLVLAQALFWGTAHFLPYPALLAAAFLGGLTTLPAFTVIRLALANMVTEENRHTAYAVEAITTDIAYMAGPSMGILLASMASPTVAFTVMGAMLLVVGAAYLLLDPPLKQARPAGGPRPGLRSWLTGRMVCALSITVATSVAVIGFEVAAIGTLQRSDQLAWSWLLLVLAGIASVLGGFLYGAMRTPPSVFVVGAGLGLLCMPIGLATEWYWLCLIAVPANLLVAPALSASASAVSRLAPDDSKGVAMGSYASALLVGNVIGSPLAGTALELGGPGTSFAVFGAVAAAIAGLAYLCDLRLRSKQNDLSAGRAGQLETSGAPQ, encoded by the coding sequence ATGGTCATCGGCCTGCTGGCGAAAATGCCGGGCCTCGGTATCTCCTCGGTCCTCATCCTGCACGTGGTGGGGAACATGGACCTCGGATTCGGCGCGGGCAGCCTGGTGGCCGCGTTCTGGACGGCCGGCGGCGGCCTCGGCGCCCCGCTGCAGGGGCGCGGTCTCGACCGCTACGGACTGCGCAGGGTCTTCGGCCTTCTCGTGCTCGCCCAGGCCCTGTTCTGGGGCACGGCGCACTTCCTGCCGTACCCGGCCCTGCTCGCCGCGGCGTTCCTCGGGGGCCTGACCACCCTTCCGGCCTTCACCGTGATCCGGCTCGCTCTGGCCAACATGGTCACCGAGGAGAACCGTCACACCGCCTACGCGGTCGAGGCCATCACCACCGACATCGCCTACATGGCAGGCCCGTCGATGGGCATCCTGCTCGCCTCGATGGCCTCGCCCACGGTGGCGTTCACCGTGATGGGCGCGATGCTCCTGGTGGTCGGGGCGGCCTATCTGCTGCTCGACCCGCCTCTGAAGCAGGCCCGCCCGGCCGGGGGACCGAGGCCCGGACTGCGCAGCTGGCTCACCGGGCGCATGGTGTGCGCGCTCAGCATCACCGTCGCCACCTCGGTCGCCGTTATCGGATTCGAGGTCGCGGCCATCGGCACCCTCCAGCGGTCCGACCAGCTCGCGTGGAGCTGGCTGCTGCTGGTGCTCGCGGGCATCGCCTCCGTGCTGGGCGGCTTCCTCTACGGAGCCATGCGCACACCGCCTTCCGTGTTCGTGGTGGGCGCGGGGCTCGGCCTGCTGTGCATGCCGATCGGCCTCGCGACCGAGTGGTACTGGCTGTGCCTGATCGCCGTTCCCGCCAACCTGCTGGTGGCCCCCGCGCTGTCGGCGAGCGCCAGTGCCGTGAGCCGGCTCGCGCCGGACGACAGCAAGGGCGTGGCCATGGGGTCCTACGCCAGCGCGCTCCTGGTCGGCAACGTGATCGGGTCGCCGCTGGCCGGCACGGCCCTGGAGCTCGGCGGACCCGGCACCTCCTTCGCCGTCTTCGGCGCGGTCGCCGCGGCGATCGCGGGCCTGGCCTACCTCTGTGACCTGCGCTTGCGGAGCAAGCAGAACGACCTGTCCGCCGGACGGGCCGGACAACTGGAGACCTCGGGAGCCCCGCAGTGA
- a CDS encoding ATP-grasp domain-containing protein gives MKIAIVDGYSTGSLLVKKLIERGVECLHVRSQEVPPARLLPSFVPEYYTADLGHFPDLADAVRALKEAGVDRVVAGTECGVVLADTLSHELGLPGNAFDGVEARRDKYAMAGRLAAAGLAAPVGFSTTDPDAAVAWFHEAGTTVVVKPAASAGTDNVHICSTADEVRSACAAVMRSNDYFGNPNPSAVVQKFLVGTEYIVNTVAVDGVQKVSDVWLSMKTDGPAGAPLYDYQQPLPMTAPHVAELVDYVVSAVTALGITNGAAHSEVMLTADGPVLIETGARLMGAMLPDVIERHSGTSHVDLLAVALTDPQAFRAFQDQEVRWNGYVRNIWLINRGAGTSAAWHDRFRALPTFDRLVTGVREGTLMRATVDMATSPGFVSLTAGTEAELDRDQAVIRSMESAGMYAGGPISP, from the coding sequence GTGAAGATCGCGATCGTCGACGGCTACTCGACCGGCAGCCTGCTGGTGAAGAAGCTGATCGAACGGGGCGTGGAGTGCCTCCACGTCCGGAGCCAGGAAGTGCCGCCCGCACGCCTGCTCCCCTCGTTCGTGCCGGAGTACTACACGGCCGATCTCGGCCACTTCCCCGACCTGGCCGATGCCGTGCGCGCGCTGAAGGAGGCGGGGGTCGACCGCGTGGTCGCGGGGACCGAGTGCGGGGTGGTGCTCGCCGACACGCTGTCCCACGAGCTCGGCCTGCCCGGCAACGCGTTCGACGGGGTCGAGGCCAGGCGCGACAAGTACGCGATGGCCGGCCGCCTCGCGGCCGCGGGTCTCGCCGCACCGGTGGGGTTCAGCACCACCGACCCGGACGCGGCCGTGGCATGGTTCCACGAGGCGGGCACCACCGTCGTGGTCAAGCCCGCCGCCAGTGCCGGCACGGACAACGTGCACATCTGCTCCACCGCGGACGAGGTGCGCTCCGCGTGCGCGGCCGTCATGCGCAGCAACGACTACTTCGGCAACCCCAACCCGTCCGCGGTGGTGCAGAAGTTCCTCGTCGGTACCGAGTACATCGTCAACACGGTGGCCGTGGACGGCGTGCAGAAGGTCTCCGACGTCTGGCTCTCGATGAAGACCGACGGCCCCGCGGGTGCGCCTCTGTACGACTACCAGCAGCCCCTGCCGATGACCGCCCCGCACGTCGCGGAGCTGGTCGACTACGTGGTGTCCGCCGTCACCGCGCTCGGGATCACGAACGGCGCCGCGCACAGCGAGGTCATGCTGACGGCGGACGGCCCGGTCCTCATCGAGACCGGGGCGCGGCTCATGGGCGCCATGCTGCCCGATGTGATCGAACGGCACTCGGGCACCTCCCACGTCGACCTCCTCGCCGTGGCCCTCACCGACCCGCAGGCGTTCCGCGCCTTCCAGGACCAGGAGGTGCGCTGGAACGGCTACGTCCGCAACATCTGGCTGATCAACCGGGGTGCCGGCACCTCGGCGGCCTGGCACGACCGCTTCCGCGCACTGCCCACCTTCGACCGGCTGGTCACGGGTGTCCGTGAGGGCACCTTGATGCGGGCGACCGTCGACATGGCGACCTCGCCCGGTTTCGTCTCCCTCACGGCAGGTACGGAGGCCGAGCTCGACCGGGACCAGGCGGTGATCCGGTCCATGGAATCCGCCGGAATGTATGCCGGGGGTCCGATTTCCCCGTGA
- a CDS encoding ATP-grasp domain-containing protein, whose product MNNTGKSVVVLVDAYPSSFALAKAFMDEGCDVVRVQSTVDVPKCYQGDFDTSAFSADIVHRGVPADTAAAVAEHRPVAVIAAGEYGVELADELSEELGLPTNGRRLSPARRDKFVMIETIRAAGLRAARQLLVEDERSLTDWHREVGGRVVVKPLRSAANDGVAICDTPEESAAALRGILGRTTVFSETNTAAVVQEYLVGGEYVVDTVSRDGRHRVTDVWKYSKMSVPGVRDRITGGHLVPGDSPVRQALVDYASDVLDALGILHGPAHLEIIVTADGPCLVEVGARMAGANTPYYAELGAGESQIGWTVEAYLRPERFLAEYRRPYRFERHVSVSWPTAPQEGRLVRYPLLDVVKGMESFNNVETFIRPGEVIVRTVDDSTKTIAVGFAHSSAEVVERDFHALCYLDGPGFYDVEQTA is encoded by the coding sequence GTGAACAACACCGGCAAGAGCGTCGTCGTGCTAGTCGACGCGTACCCCTCCAGCTTCGCGCTGGCCAAGGCGTTCATGGACGAGGGCTGCGACGTCGTACGCGTGCAGTCCACCGTGGACGTACCGAAGTGCTACCAGGGCGATTTCGACACCTCGGCCTTCAGCGCCGACATCGTCCACCGGGGTGTGCCGGCCGATACCGCCGCGGCGGTCGCCGAGCACCGGCCCGTGGCCGTCATCGCCGCCGGTGAGTACGGCGTCGAGCTGGCCGACGAACTCAGCGAGGAGCTCGGCCTGCCCACCAACGGGCGCCGGCTCTCGCCCGCCCGGCGGGACAAGTTCGTCATGATCGAGACGATCAGGGCGGCGGGGCTGCGCGCGGCGCGGCAACTGCTCGTCGAGGACGAGCGCTCCCTGACCGACTGGCACCGCGAAGTCGGCGGCCGGGTCGTGGTGAAGCCCCTGCGCAGCGCCGCCAACGACGGCGTGGCCATCTGCGACACCCCCGAGGAGTCGGCGGCCGCGCTGCGCGGCATCCTGGGCCGCACGACGGTCTTCTCGGAGACCAACACGGCGGCCGTGGTCCAGGAGTACCTGGTCGGCGGCGAGTACGTCGTGGACACGGTGAGCCGGGACGGCCGGCACCGGGTCACGGACGTCTGGAAGTACAGCAAGATGTCCGTCCCCGGCGTCCGTGACCGGATCACCGGCGGACACCTCGTCCCCGGGGACTCCCCGGTCCGCCAGGCCCTCGTCGACTACGCGTCCGACGTGCTGGACGCGCTCGGGATCCTGCACGGTCCGGCGCACCTGGAGATCATCGTGACCGCCGACGGGCCGTGCCTCGTCGAGGTGGGGGCCCGCATGGCCGGCGCGAACACCCCCTACTACGCCGAGCTGGGCGCCGGGGAGTCGCAGATCGGCTGGACGGTGGAGGCCTACCTCCGCCCCGAGCGCTTCCTCGCCGAGTACCGGCGCCCGTACCGGTTCGAGCGGCACGTGTCCGTGTCCTGGCCGACCGCGCCGCAGGAAGGCAGGCTCGTCCGCTATCCCCTGCTCGACGTGGTCAAGGGCATGGAGAGCTTCAACAACGTGGAGACGTTCATCCGGCCGGGCGAGGTCATCGTGCGCACCGTCGACGACTCCACCAAGACCATCGCCGTCGGTTTCGCGCACTCCTCGGCGGAGGTCGTCGAACGCGACTTCCACGCGCTCTGCTACCTGGACGGGCCGGGCTTCTACGACGTGGAGCAGACCGCGTGA